The sequence TTACAAACATTCATTGAAGATAGCAATCTTGAAGGACTTGCAACAGCAATGAGTGAGCTGGAAAGTCTAGAGGATCTCCAAGAAGAGTACATGGTACAGCTTGAAACTGAACAAATGCTTCTAATAAACAAGATCAAGGAACTTGGTCAGGAGTTTCTCAACTCATCCCCTTCCTTAAGCAGAAGATCATCTGGATATTAATCAGATCCATCAGAATTCTCGACCTTGGCAGTTTGCAGTACAAATCACGACTCTGTCTTCATTTGGAGATTCTGATGCAAGTGTACATGTTATTTAGAATGAGTCCATAAATACATATGGACCCGTCAAGTTCATTTTCATATAGGAATTCTTATTTCTTCTGAACAGTTGGGAAGAATTAGCCTCATTTGTTATAGCATTAAACTTTAAGCTAacagcccccccccccccccccaaaaaaaaaaaaaaaaaacaaagaactTGTAGATGAGGACCGTCAGATATCTGAGTACGATCACGATGAAAAGAAAATGGTGCCCCACGATGTGGCTCTTtgtattttgacaatttaacaATATTGTTCTAAGCATTGAAAAATCTTCTTACATAACAGTTTCCACATCTTAGTTTGACTAATTCTACTTTCATCTGCAAAGCTGGCTTTATGAAAGTAGTCGTTCACACAAACATGTaagaatgcaaaaaaaaaaaaaaaaaaaaaaaaaaaacagcccATTGGATAGCAAAACTGTAACATATCAGTCTGCATGGCAATACTTAAGAGTTTTAAAGACGGCAGTAAAATGGCTTCCCCTAGTAGCCTAAAACCATTTAGATCATGATCAATGATGTAAGAGTTGACAATGGGTTGGGGGGAAGAAAACCAAGAGAATCCTGCCTCTTAAAACATTATTCATTGGCGCAATATCTTCTGTAGTTGAAGCACTTGATTCCTTTGCTCGGGAGGAAGGAGATTAATTTGTTCGGGTGTGAGACTCATGACTTGTTGAAGTAACATCTTTTCCATCTCCTGACTCAACTGAACCACGCACCGGGAGAAAAAGAGGGGAACACAAAATCAATCACAAAAGATGGAAAAAAGATGAGAACTTGTCATTccaaacagaaaaaaaaaataaggtcATTAGGTAAGTACCGGCGGTGCTGGACGAGGTTGATTGTTAGGACCCATCTGACCACCAGGAACCGATGGTATAGGTGGTGGTCCGGATAGTTGCTGTGGAAGTGTAGGGTTTTCTGGAGGGCCAGGCATCCAAGGCCCTCTGTCCGCAGGCTTTGAAGTTCCAACTTGATTCATGAATTCTGTACCTAATTTAGAACCTCCAGCCTGAGAGAGAAATGCACCAAACGAGATTGAAACAGCTAATATTGTGGTTAtttgttaaattatttttaacGGCATTAATAATTTGGTCTAAATGTAGATGGCATGTTCATTCAATACCTGCTTGCATATACAAACCCTATTTTTTATGATAACTAAGAACTATATATAGTTGGCTTGCATGTACAATATCAATAAcagaaaataattaaacaataaaagCCACTCATATTAAACATTTGAGAAGATAAAATTTAGTCCTCCATACACCTAAAACACCAAGAACACAAACAAAAACTCAATAGAGAACCATGCAAGATTAAAGGGATATCAAACCCGTTTCTCCTTAGAGAGAGGCAGGGCCAATAGGAATATCTGCGACTATGCAAGGCAAATCAAACACGAACCATTATGATATTCAACTTGAATCCTCTAGAACCAACAATTCTATTCCGCTTCTATGGTGTGATTACAATTTACAATATCTACACCAGCTAATAATGCCTTACCATTAGGactttttttaaagaaacatttcattgaaaaaataaaatatgggGAACCCCCAAGCACCTAGAGGTGATTACAATAAATATTTACACCAATACAGCAGAAGAAAAGTATAATCTAAGATTATACTGCCTTACCATAAGGATATTCAGGCATTTTCAATATATGCCTTACGTTAAATGAATAATatcataaatatttaaaatgataaatattCCACAGACACATATATTTACTATAAGTCAATAGCAATGAGCACATCCTAAGAATAATACTGTTGCAAAATGAGATTATAAAGATGTACAAGTTCATAGTGTCTAAACTGCTACTATTGtcaaataataattgaaaaaaaaagattgcCAAACATAGTAATCCAATCAAACaaaatttagttttttcttcAAACAGAAGACATTAGCCCATGCTCAAGTCAGGACTCATCAGCTTTCTAGGAACTCAGTCGATCTAGTATGTGCAGGACAAACACTTTGTAGtcaagtaaaaagaaaagggaaagagaaaTACCTGATACATTGATTGAGGGGGTGGTGGCTGACTAGGTAGTCCAGACTGTCCTTGGGGAAATGAATTTCCTAGGCCAGGAGGGAGTTTGGTACCTGACTAAAACATTCAAAAATAGACTATAGAGGTTGAGAGATCATTTTCACTTGAAGATTTGTGTACTGTAAATCCCAAGAAGAAGGAAAACTGTGGCATGAAAACTAAAACCCCAACTTACATGAAACATGGGTTGTGAAACATGCTGTGGGATGCCAGGAGGTTGGTAATTCATATTGTGGCCCATTTGAGGGGGGTAGTGCTGGTGGAAATTTGGACCCGTAGGTGGCCTGGAATGTGGGGGTAATGGTGCCTGTGGAGGCAGGTGGTGAACTTCGGCTGTTTGTAATGGCTGCTGCAGCTGCATGGAGGCCGTTGAAATCTGAGGTTGATGAAGTAAAGGTGGCTGAGCAGCAGATGGAAGAATTGGAGATACACTTGGAATTTGAGAGGGTTGTGGGACAGAAATGGGATTTGCTTGGGGGACATCAAATCCCTTGGGATGCTGCGGTGTCTGTAGGGGAATCAGAGGTGTTGGCCGAGGCTGAATGTTTGCAGTAGGAAGAGTAGTCGATGAGATAGGCATTGATGGTTGGTTCTGATACTGTTTTCTAGGGGGGGCCAAAGGTGGTGCACTTGTCTGTTCTTGCAAACTTATTTGAGGAGCGGATGTTTGAGTAGGCTGAAGATTTGATTGTTGAGTTGCCTGTGTTGATGGCTGAGAATGCTGGGAGGCTGAAGGCTGAATGCTTGGAACCTAAACAGAAGAATAACTTAGATGTCTACTAGAAAAtgcagaaaaagaaaaaagaaggaaaaaaaaaaaaagaagaagaaaaggaaagcaGAATAACAATGACATCTACCTGAGGCGGCCGTACCATCCCAAGCATTATTTGTGCCTGGTAGATAAAACAGCAGAATCAATAATATTTTCTAAATGTGCATATAAACTAGTAAAAAGGCTCCTTACTATTAACCACATAACTCTGTATCCCAGACCATAAAATCTTGTTATGAATAACACTTGCGATAACACCTAGTTGCTACAAATTATTCTGAACAGAACAATCAAATGCCTAATAGAATCTAGTGTTCAAACTTAGGCCTTGCAGTCGGCCGTACAAACATTTGACAGTCAATGAAGTCTTCGAGGAAGTAACAAGAAGAAAACTCAGGCTACGGACTACTTTTCTCGTCTTCATGAATACTACACATTCTTGAATGCAATTGAGGAAGATAAAAAGGTGCTTTGAAACTAACTTGATTTCACCCGGTACAGACAAATCCACTCACTCAAGAAAATGATCCAACACTTTACGTTCATAAAGATCAAAATTAAACCTAGTAAAAAATTGTACAAATGTGCACACGATAATCATACATGACTAAAGCACATTCAATTTCCTCGAGATACCAGCAATGATTCAAAATCCGTTTTCACATACAACCCTATTTATACTCTGCCAAGACAAGATTCACTATGCAAGCTTTGAATGGTAGATGAAAGAGAACAATTCTCAATACACGAAAAACCTAAAAATTGAAACCTGGAAAAGAGCTTTGGTTAGTAGGGGGTTTTGGATGAGGATTTGTTTCGCCTGCTGCTGATTCTGTTCGATCAGTGTCTGCATAATAATAAACACAACACTAATCATTCCACCGACATCCAGACATTGCTCGAAGACGAAAACCGAATTCAGAAAGCGGAAAAAAGGGGGCGGACCAACATTGATTCTGACAGcgagaaggaaaaaagaaaaaggaagtaCCTTCATTTGAGACATGATATCATATAGTTGGTTCTTCGACATTCCTGCAATGCTCTCCGGCAGACCGGCGCCGGAAACTTGCTTTCCGGCCATGTTTCACGTTCCTACGTCAATTGGGTGTGAGGATTTGGTTCCCTCTCAATTTGTCGCCAACAACAACAACGCCGCGAGATTTGGTTCGTATGTTGCTAATGCCAATGGGAGCAGTTTAGAAATGGTAAGATTTTCAACAAAGCACACGTTTCCAAAATTGCAAGCCTTTGCCCAAAAATTAACACAAAATGTTACTCATAAATCATAATTAgctttcaaaaagaaaatttaacaCTTTGGCCATGAAATTATACTTAAATTTGTGAGAAATAgcactttcttttttctttttatatttcaaaagttactctaatttaaaaaaCTAGTAATTTATGATGAAGTTCATGTGAATAGGGTAACATGTATTTGTGTCCGTGAGATTTTAAATAAGAATTAAGTTGATTAATGTTAgtcttattatttttaatattcacTTGAAAAATGCACGAGTaccttttaatttttgtttcaaGTAAAGATGAAAAAGAGTCACACCACTAAGTTATTTTTGGACATTTCTTCTAAACCTCGACAAATTTGAGAGTTAGAAACTTTTTTTAGACCAAAACGAAAAGGATAAAGATAATGATATATTGGCCAAATTATGGATCACTCTATTATAACTTATATGAACATAACTCGAGTTCTAAATCCCTAAACTATTTACTTAAGAATAAACCTCAAGATAGATATAGAGATAAAACATTAATCTTATTCGAAACAACCTTCCTAATTCCAATCGACAAGAACCCGAATTAGAACAAACCCCTGCCCAACTAACTTTTAGCTAAGGATACATGTTTTTGCATATTGAACTATACTTAATGTGACAacttaaaattatatttatattagtaTGTTTGtgcaattattattattattttttgtatttatgGAATCTGAGTTTTGAAAGAAACATTTGGGCCAATTCAGTTGGGCTTTATGAGGAACGAGAATGGGCCCAACAACAAAAAGCCCATTAGTTAGCAAAGAAGAATGAATATGGGCGCGCTGT comes from Cucumis melo cultivar AY chromosome 12, USDA_Cmelo_AY_1.0, whole genome shotgun sequence and encodes:
- the LOC103497597 gene encoding extensin, which codes for MAGKQVSGAGLPESIAGMSKNQLYDIMSQMKTLIEQNQQQAKQILIQNPLLTKALFQAQIMLGMVRPPQVPSIQPSASQHSQPSTQATQQSNLQPTQTSAPQISLQEQTSAPPLAPPRKQYQNQPSMPISSTTLPTANIQPRPTPLIPLQTPQHPKGFDVPQANPISVPQPSQIPSVSPILPSAAQPPLLHQPQISTASMQLQQPLQTAEVHHLPPQAPLPPHSRPPTGPNFHQHYPPQMGHNMNYQPPGIPQHVSQPMFHSGTKLPPGLGNSFPQGQSGLPSQPPPPQSMYQAGGSKLGTEFMNQVGTSKPADRGPWMPGPPENPTLPQQLSGPPPIPSVPGGQMGPNNQPRPAPPLSQEMEKMLLQQVMSLTPEQINLLPPEQRNQVLQLQKILRQ